The window GAAAACACTGCTCGATCGGGCGGCGGAAGTTGCCACCTTGCGGTTAACCATCCAAGGGTGGGGCTGGTTGGCCCTGTCGTTGGGACTGACGGCGGCGGCGCACTTGTGGTCAGCGGTGGTGTGGGGCTGGCTGTTGCAGGCCTTTGGGCGATCGGCCCCGTGTGGCTGGGTACTGCGCACCTATCTGGTGACCAATGTGGCCAAGTATTTGCCGGGGAATGTGTGGCATTTCTACGGTCGCATTCGGGCGGCGGGCCGGGTGGGCGTGGCTTGGCCAGTGGCGGCGGCCAGTGTGTTGCTGGAGCCGTTACTGATGGCGGTGGCGGCTTTACTGCTGGGGGTTTTGGCGAGCGATCGGGCTTGGTGGGGAGTGCAATTAGCCCTGGCGATCGGGGTGCTGGCGGCGGTGCATCCCCGCATTTTGAATCCCCTGCTGCAACGGTTGGGTCGTCGCAAACTGCAAACCACCGACAGCAACCCCCATCACCAACCGGCCCAACTGAGCCAATACCCGATCGGTCCGTTGTTCGGGGAAACGGGCTTTTTGTTGTGGCGGGGCGCGGGCTTTTTGGCAGCTCTGGCGGCCTTTAGTGCCATTAATCCTCTGGATTTGCCTCGGTTGGCCAGTGGGTTTGGGTTGGCCTGGTTGTTGGGATTGGTCGTGCCTGGTGCGCCCGGCGGGGTTGGGGTTTTTGAAGCGGCGGCGATCGCCCTGTTGGGGTCGATCGTCAATCCAGCGGCTCTGTTGGCCAGCGTGGCCAGCTATCGATTGGTGAGTGTGCTGGCGGAAACCGGCTTGGGCGGCTTGGCCTGGTGGTTAACGCCTCCTGCCGAACAAATTTGGACTGGGGAATCTGAATCTCGGGAATCGGAAGCCTCTGAATCGAATTAACACTTAACCGAAGGCTGAACTTGGTCTCCCTTTGGAGGCGGTTTGCAAACCGGCGAAGCAAGTCAAAGAGCATCAGCCCTTACATTCAGAGACGATGATTCATTTAGCCAACATTCGCCTGATGCTGAGGCAATTGGCGGAATTGAATACTCTCTCCTACTTTTTCAAACAGCCTCTGATGTAAGGTCTTGGGTCATGGCCTGTTCCCATGTGAAGGGCAACTCAGCGGGAAACAGGGCGATCGGCAAACCAGTTTCGGCTTGTGCTTTGGTGCGAGCGTCGGCATAAGCTGCCATGGTTCCTTCTGGTAACCAAGCCTTAAAGCTGGGGTTGTCGGCTAACAGGCGCTGAATCTCAACCCTTGCGTCAACAATGCTAATCAACCAGGAGCGCGATCTCTTGTCCTGTTGATAATG is drawn from Limnothrix sp. FACHB-406 and contains these coding sequences:
- a CDS encoding lysylphosphatidylglycerol synthase domain-containing protein, with the translated sequence MKKFGRWLVLGLVLAFLLKTLLDRAAEVATLRLTIQGWGWLALSLGLTAAAHLWSAVVWGWLLQAFGRSAPCGWVLRTYLVTNVAKYLPGNVWHFYGRIRAAGRVGVAWPVAAASVLLEPLLMAVAALLLGVLASDRAWWGVQLALAIGVLAAVHPRILNPLLQRLGRRKLQTTDSNPHHQPAQLSQYPIGPLFGETGFLLWRGAGFLAALAAFSAINPLDLPRLASGFGLAWLLGLVVPGAPGGVGVFEAAAIALLGSIVNPAALLASVASYRLVSVLAETGLGGLAWWLTPPAEQIWTGESESRESEASESN
- a CDS encoding DUF29 domain-containing protein, encoding MATDPPISYNTDFYGWIQQQTNLLRSRQFDSLDLENIAEELESLGRSERRALLSQITRLYLHLLKWHYQQDKRSRSWLISIVDARVEIQRLLADNPSFKAWLPEGTMAAYADARTKAQAETGLPIALFPAELPFTWEQAMTQDLTSEAV